A stretch of Lathyrus oleraceus cultivar Zhongwan6 chromosome 6, CAAS_Psat_ZW6_1.0, whole genome shotgun sequence DNA encodes these proteins:
- the LOC127098505 gene encoding photosystem II reaction center Psb28 protein — MATMHSLALSSSLYRNSVQKPRSYSVSSAIVHGSLNFNSSFNGQHLHVPSLRLPMITQKTPMYTPVIMMAGKPKIQFIQGTDELTIPDVKLTKSKDGTNGMAIFRFDQPSVFDSSGEVGDITGFYMIDEEGVLQSVDVNAKFVNGKPSGIEAKYIMRTPRDWDRFMRFMERYSNANDLQFIKY; from the exons ATGGCAACTATGCACTCTCTTGCATTATCCTCTTCACTCTACAGAAACTCAGTTCAGAAGCCACGCTCATACTCAG TTTCTTCTGCAATCGTCCATGGAAGTTTGAACTTTAACTCCTCATTCAATGGCCAACATTTACATGTGCCAAGTTTGAGATTACCAATGATAACTCAAAAAACTCCCATGTACACGCCGGTTATCATGATGGCGGGGAAACCGAAAATACAGTTCATTCAAGGAACTGATGAACTGACAATACCAGATGTGAAGTTGACAAAATCAAAAGATGGAACCAATGGCATGGCTATCTTCAGGTTTGACCAACCTTCAGTTTTTGATTCTTCAGGAGAAGTAGGTGACATTACTGGtttttacatgattgatgaggAAGGAGTCCTTCAATCAGTTGATGTAAATGCTAAATTTGTCAATGGAAAGCCTTCAGGAATCGAAGCAAAGTATATAATGCGGACTCCACGGGACTGGGATCGGTTCATGAGATTCATGGAGCGTTACTCGAATGCGAATGATTTGCAGTTCATAAAATATTGA
- the LOC127098504 gene encoding xyloglucan galactosyltransferase MUR3, producing the protein MEKGVSKNQNSRVCCLAFVSAFLWFFLLYFHFVFLRGDNTNANTTIHFLDDHTTKLTPLIHESTSIHVNVPELKPSPRKIAFPNPVENPVEVKSYPPPPKNFPFTKALKSAENKSDPCGGRYIYVHELPSRFNEDMLKECKSLSLWTNMCKFTSNAGLGPPLENVEGVFSDTGWYATNQFAVDVIFSNRMKQYQCLTKDSSIAAAIFVPFYAGFDIARYLWGYNISRRDAASLDLVDWLMKRPEWKIMNGQDHFLVAGRITWDFRRLSEEETDWGNKLLFLPAAKNMSMLVVESSPWNANDFGIPYPTYFHPAKDADVFNWQGRMRGLKRKWLFSFAGAPRPGNVKSIRGQLIEQCRSSPVGKLLECDFGESKCHSPSSIMQMFQSSQYCLQPQGDSYTRRSAFDSMLAGCIPVFFHPGSAYTQYTWHLPKNYTKYSVFIPEDDIRKKNMSIEQILRQIPPEQEKIMREEVISLIPSLVYADPRSKLETLKDAFDVSVQAVINKVTHLRKDIIEDNIDKNFIEENSWKYALLDEGKHEVGPHEWDPFFSKPKDGSGDSTDSSAAAAKNSWKNEQRKWK; encoded by the coding sequence ATGGAAAAGGGTGTATCAAAGAATCAAAATTCCCGGGTTTGCTGTTTGGCATTCGTATCTGCATTCCTCTGGTTTTTCCTATTGTACTTTCATTTTGTGTTTCTTAGAGGAGATAATACTAATGCTAATACTACTATTCATTTTCTCGATGATCACACAACCAAATTAACACCTCTTATACATGAATCTACCTCAATCCATGTTAATGTTCCTGAACTGAAACCCTCTCCTAGAAAGATCGCTTTCCCAAACCCGGTTGAGAACCCGGTTGAGGTGAAGAGTTACCCCCCTCCCCCTAAGAATTTCCCTTTTACTAAAGCATTGAAAAGTGCTGAGAATAAGAGTGATCCTTGTGGGGGAAGGTATATTTATGTGCATGAACTTCCTTCAAGGTTTAATGAGGATATGTTGAAGGAGTGTAAAAGTTTGAGTCTTTGGACTAATATGTGTAAGTTTACTAGTAATGCTGGTCTTGGGCCGCCGCTTGAGAATGTAGAAGGGGTGTTCTCGGATACGGGTTGGTATGCCACGAATCAGTTTGCGGTGGATGTTATATTTAGTAATCGGATGAAACAGTATCAGTGCTTGACTAAGGATTCGTCCATTGCTGCTGCCATTTTTGTACCGTTTTATGCTGGGTTTGACATTGCAAGGTATCTTTGGGGTTATAATATTTCGAGGAGGGATGCGGCTTCGCTTGATCTGGTTGATTGGCTTATGAAGAGGCCGGAGTGGAAAATAATGAATGGGCAGGATCATTTTCTTGTTGCGGGGAGGATAACGTGGGATTTTCGAAGATTGTCTGAGGAAGAGACTGATTGGGGGAATAAGCTTTTGTTTTTACCGGCAGCGAAGAATATGTCCATGCTTGTGGTAGAGTCCAGTCCTTGGAATGCAAATGATTTTGGGATTCCGTATCCTACGTACTTCCACCCTGCGAAAGATGCGGATGTGTTCAATTGGCAGGGCAGAATGAGGGGATTAAAGAGGAAGTGGCTTTTCTCCTTTGCTGGAGCTCCACGTCCTGGTAACGTCAAATCAATCAGGGGTCAACTAATTGAGCAATGTAGAAGTTCGCCGGTTGGTAAGCTGTTGGAATGTGACTTTGGTGAAAGCAAATGTCATTCTCCTAGCAGCATTATGCAGATGTTTCAAAGCTCGCAATACTGCTTGCAACCTCAAGGTGATTCATACACAAGAAGGTCTGCGTTTGATTCAATGTTGGCTGGCTGTATACCCGTCTTCTTCCATCCAGGTTCGGCATACACACAATATACTTGGCATCTTCCTAAGAATTATACCAAGTATTCCGTCTTCATTCCAGAGGATGACATTCGTAAGAAGAATATGAGTATAGAGCAAATACTTCGTCAGATACCTCCTGAACAAGAGAAAATCATGAGAGAAGAGGTCATTAGTCTCATTCCAAGCCTAGTATACGCCGACCCTCGCTCCAAGTTAGAAACTTTGAAAGACGCGTTTGATGTTTCTGTACAAGCAGTAATTAACAAAGTTACACATTTGAGGAAGGATATTATTGAAGATAATATTGATAAAAACTTCATTGAGGAGAACAGTTGGAAATACGCTCTGTTGGATGAGGGAAAGCATGAAGTAGGACCTCATGAATGGGATCCTTTCTTCTCAAAACCAAAGGATGGTAGTGGAGATTCCACTGATTCATCTGCCGCAGCTGCAAAAAACTCTTGGAAGAATGAGCAAAGGAAGTGGAAATGA